The nucleotide sequence TTTATTTAAACGGTAAGATATATACTGCAAGGGATGAAGCTCATTTAAAAATTATTGAAATGATAAAAAATAAAGAAAAACTTCCTTTTGATTTAAATGAAGCTATTATCTATCACGCAGGGCCTATAATGAAAAAAGTGAATGAAGAATGGGTTTGTGTCTCTATAGGCCCAACAACATCTGCAAGGATGAATGATGTTGAAGAAGAATTTATAAAATTAACAAACATTTCTGCAATTGTTGGAAAGGGTGGAATGAAAAAAGAACTATTAAAGGCATTTAAAGATTTTGGAACAGTATATTTAGCAGCTCCTGGGGGTTGTGCGGCTTTATTGGCTAATTCAGTAAAAAGAGTTAATAATGTATATTTTTTGGAAGAGTTAGGAATGCCAGAAGCTGTTTGGGAATTGGAAGTTAATAATTTTGGCCCATTAATTGTGGCAATGGATACCTTTGGAAATAGCATATATGAAGATGTTGAAAAAAATGTCCATA is from Methanocaldococcus bathoardescens and encodes:
- a CDS encoding FumA C-terminus/TtdB family hydratase beta subunit gives rise to the protein MEYVLDRLTKKDVRKLKVGDIVYLNGKIYTARDEAHLKIIEMIKNKEKLPFDLNEAIIYHAGPIMKKVNEEWVCVSIGPTTSARMNDVEEEFIKLTNISAIVGKGGMKKELLKAFKDFGTVYLAAPGGCAALLANSVKRVNNVYFLEELGMPEAVWELEVNNFGPLIVAMDTFGNSIYEDVEKNVHKKLKELLK